From the genome of Solanum lycopersicum chromosome 7, SLM_r2.1:
gatgttgcATGTCCAATTAACGCGGGATGAGCGAAATAAAGATTAGAAAACGTGgagattgatgatgatatgtAGCATATCCTATTAGCACAGATGAGCAAAATGGAGACTCACCTCTGAGGTATCGATTCTTCTCCGGGTTTAACCATCCTGCATGGTCCCTTGTTGCGATCgcataaaaaaaagtaagtcCTACTTATTAGCAGTTATTAGAGCAACGTTCTTATATGAGTTAAAATATTGTCAATCGTGAATATCTACCACGTCCAGAAGCTAAATGTAGTGGATAAGGATGCTCATATACATTAGTGGGTGTAATAGGAGAGATGACTAGGAACGAAGAATATACAAGAGAAGGTTGTGATGGATAAGATGAGAAAAACGAAACTGAGATGTTTTGGGCACGTGATAGGAGGTGCGAGAGGTTGATTGTAATGCGAGTTAAGAGATGTAGATTTAGATCGAATAAGGTTTAGAGCGCAAGGATATAACATATCGGATCACAACTTTAACTTACCGAACCAGTTAGAAGGCGTGAGAGCTTGATAATAGCAGGAGTTAAGAGGGGTAGACAAGCCAAAGAAGAACTCACACGTGATTTGCATCACaactttaatttaataagaCATGACCTTGGCTAAAAAAATTGAGGTcgagaattgaaataaaaaataagtaaacgGATATTGTAGCACTActctcaaatatttttaatatttgttaaataccttgatcaatttaaaaaaatacttatataagCTAATGAGTGTATAAGTTTAGCCAAATAATTATCTTATTTTagtagttttatttttcttattccctTTTAATTAATAGTATTCTAGAGGAAAAGATAAAAGTGGTTTCAATAATGACCAAATGCGCGTGTAGACAATAACGAAGAGGACAATGGAGCTGGACAAACTTTGCCGGTAAAGTTAGCGGCACGTCTTCTTTAAAATTATTCCGACTCGCCGTTTCTCTCTCCAAAATTCTCTCACAATTCCACCATCGCCACCGTGAATTCAGATCAGAAAGAGGTAATTGTAACTCTTCGTCACTTGACCTATGTTCGATCATTTcaataattttgcttttttttaaaaaataaattatttttttttgaattttttcaacTGATCAACTCGAATGAAATTCAATCATCCGTAATTCGGCAGAGATTGGTGTTTTTGACTTTAATTATGTAGTGTATTGATTTTTGGTCTTTTATACTCTTGCAAATGAAGAATTAGGGTTCTGGATTGGGTGACCTTTGGGATTTTTTGCTGTTTCGTGTAATTGTAGCCGCCTTTTACTTTGTCTGGCtgttatttaagttaatttttgtaGCTCAGTTTCATACTAGCCGTTTCATATAATTGTAGCCACATTTTTTCGCAATTGAGTTAATTTTGTTGTTGAGTTTTACATTTCGTATTTGTATTGGATTAGCTAGGAGAAAGCGAAGTAATTATGGCATTTCATCAGAATAAGTTGGTTTCTGTTTTAGTATTTCATGTTGTAATAATTGATttacatacaaaaataatatgacaAAAAATTAGGTATGTTTTTTCGTATGTATCGCAATATATCTTCATCCTATAGGCTATACTAATATCTAGTTGTGTAGGAAGGAACAAATGCATTACAAACTTCAAGATCACATTTCTGGttcttattttttctcctttttattctttatgttgcttttagttctttttcttttgaggACGGTTGGTGGAGGAGGTGCAGTTCTACTTAATTGGGAAACCAAGGTTAATTTGATCTCAGATCAAACTGAAATTGTGATGTTCCTCtagtttttcatatatttggACTAAGTTGTTGGATGTGGATGGTGTTGCACATTATATGAGAAAGTGAAGTTCTGTTCCAGATTTGATTTAGTATCTCCGTGCCCTTTGTTTTTATGTGGTTTTCTTTTAATCCATATTTTTGTTTTGGTGGACCATCCATGAAGCACTTCTAATGATGGAAAAGAAGCATAAAGGGTTACAATTctcattacattttttttttttaaaaaataatcttgagTTGCAGTCAAAGTGCAGAAATTAATGTACTTCTTTCTAATGTCTCTTCAGGTAATGGCTTCTTCTGGAGATTCATGGATCCGGGAGTATAACGAAGGACTGAAACTCGCGGATGATATCACTAACATGATATCTGAAAGGAGTTCATTGCCTGCTTCGGGCCCAGAAGCACAGCGTCATTCATCCGCTATAAGGAGGAAGATTACTATTTTAGGAACTAGACTTGATAACTTACAGTCTATCCTGTCAAAGCTTCCTGGAAAGCAGCCTTTGTGAGTGTTCTTTATCTGATTCTCTCATTGTGTGGCTGCAATGGTAAtgtaggggggggggggactttAGTTGAATGTGtttctaattaaattttgtttagAAATGacatttcaatttgattttcattttcCAACTCTTTTATGCCTAATGGAGCACatattttcaatcaaaatttcCTAGGGTCTTATATTTTATTACTAAAAGCTAAGTAAGGAGGTGTTTTGGAAAGACTAAAAATGCTTTTAAGCACTTCCTTTTAGGCTAAAATAGTAGAAAAATAAGCTTAAAGATAAATGTTGGCTATGACCAACTTATTGCTTTTAGCTTTTAAGCTACTTAAAAAAACCAATCCAAACACCCCCTAAATCAAGCATGAACTTAGTACTACTGAATTTTCAGCCTTGTGGTTGGGCCATACCTTAGTGCCAACTAATAAACagtaaaaagtataattttccttttttccttGATAATCTTATGAATTTGTAGAACACATTTAGTTGAAATATAGAGAGTTCCATGGAGAtgaattgctgaaataaaactttAGGTTGGTTTATGCAGTAAGTTTTATGTGCATTGTCTATATGGTAATTCAGAATGTTGAGACTCTCTTCTGCAATCTGACTTAATAGTGTAAACAGTTGTCTCTTTCAAAAGTCCCTATAAAGTTTGTTTGCATACTGCACCGTCCATATATAGATTCGAAAAAACTGTGTATTCTGTTACTACTGCTATGTTGCCTTCTGTATGTTTTTTTGAGCACTCTCCCTCCTGTATGTAGGTCAGAGAAAGAGATGAACCGTCGCAAGGATATGCTTGCAAATTTAAAATCGAAAGTATCTCAAATGGCTTCCACATTGAACATGTCAAGCTTCGCGAATAGGGACAGTTTGCTTGGACCAGAAATAAAGCCTGTGGATGCTATGAGCAGAGCAACAGGTCTTGACAATAATGGCGTTGTCGGTCTTCAACGGCAAATTATGAAAGGTGAGTTTTATTCTGCTCCTCCATTCCCAGTTTGTATGACACTCTTTTCTCTTATTTGGCTGCTCAAATTTAAACTTTGGTGACAATTATATTGGAAATTATTTTCACAGCTTTCAAGAATTCAAATTTATGTAAACAATTACAACTATGCTTCAGTTGAAACAAGTTGGACtcggctatatgaatcctcattgAAGCTCTTCAAATTTATGTAGCTAGTCAAATTTAAATGATATGATTCCCTGTCTAACTAATTGCTTTGCCCTCTACTAATATTATATACAAGTCATAATAACATCTTAAACTCCACGCACACAGTGTTACATTAATTTAGAGGCAAGAAGTACTAAGTTTGAAATGTTATTTAGTTTTTCGGTTTTTATTctgttatttttcttatttgtttgcGTTACTCTCAAATCAGAGCAAGATGAGGGCCTTGAGAGTCTGGAGGAGACAGTGATGAGCACTAAACATATAGCACTGGCAGTTAATGAAGAACTTGGCTTGCAAACAAGACTTATTGTATGATCTCTACTTTCTGCTTTACATTAAACTATACTTTACTCTCAATTTTCTTACGGGAGTAAAACCTTTCTGCTACTAAAGTGGATACTGATTTCATTGTCCTACCAAAAATGCAGGATGACCTGGACGAACATGTTGATGTTACAGACTCAAGACTTCAGGTGAGAACTTGTTTAGGATAACTCTTGTTCTGGTGAGCATTGGacttaata
Proteins encoded in this window:
- the LOC101262735 gene encoding syntaxin-51 isoform X2 gives rise to the protein MASSGDSWIREYNEGLKLADDITNMISERSSLPASGPEAQRHSSAIRRKITILGTRLDNLQSILSKLPGKQPLSEKEMNRRKDMLANLKSKVSQMASTLNMSSFANRDSLLGPEIKPVDAMSRATGLDNNGVVGLQRQIMKEQDEGLESLEETVMSTKHIALAVNEELGLQTRLIDDLDEHVDVTDSRLQRVQRKLGILNKRTKGGCSCMCMLLAVLGIVILVVAIYMLIKYL
- the LOC101262735 gene encoding syntaxin-51 isoform X1 gives rise to the protein MSLQVMASSGDSWIREYNEGLKLADDITNMISERSSLPASGPEAQRHSSAIRRKITILGTRLDNLQSILSKLPGKQPLSEKEMNRRKDMLANLKSKVSQMASTLNMSSFANRDSLLGPEIKPVDAMSRATGLDNNGVVGLQRQIMKEQDEGLESLEETVMSTKHIALAVNEELGLQTRLIDDLDEHVDVTDSRLQRVQRKLGILNKRTKGGCSCMCMLLAVLGIVILVVAIYMLIKYL